Proteins co-encoded in one Synergistes jonesii genomic window:
- the thiW gene encoding energy coupling factor transporter S component ThiW has product MQNEEKRKFFRRAVLAGAFAAAGVVLSVVSIPVGPTKCFPFQHTINVLAGAILGPWWAVGAAFTTSVVRNMMGTGSLFAFPGSMFGALFVGLAARALPEKYKFCAACAEPAGTGIVGAWVAAKILGPAIGKSVGFLFFSGSFLMSCVPGALIGAVLLCCLQKRMALTKTFGALI; this is encoded by the coding sequence ATGCAGAATGAAGAAAAAAGAAAGTTTTTCAGAAGGGCCGTGCTCGCCGGAGCTTTTGCGGCGGCCGGCGTGGTGCTCTCCGTCGTCTCGATACCGGTGGGGCCGACTAAATGCTTTCCCTTCCAACACACCATCAACGTGCTGGCCGGAGCGATACTCGGCCCCTGGTGGGCCGTAGGCGCCGCGTTCACGACCAGCGTCGTAAGAAACATGATGGGTACCGGCAGCCTCTTCGCCTTCCCTGGCAGCATGTTCGGCGCGCTCTTCGTCGGGCTGGCCGCGCGCGCTCTGCCGGAAAAATACAAATTTTGCGCCGCCTGCGCCGAGCCGGCCGGCACAGGCATAGTCGGAGCGTGGGTCGCGGCGAAGATACTAGGCCCGGCTATCGGGAAAAGCGTCGGATTTTTATTTTTCTCGGGCTCATTCCTCATGAGCTGCGTCCCCGGCGCGCTGATCGGCGCCGTGCTGCTCTGCTGCCTGCAAAAGAGAATGGCGCTCACTAAGACCTTCGGCGCTCTGATATAG